The genomic window AACGACGTCGATCAGGAACGGCCGGTCGTCGCCAAACGCACGGTCCAGGGCCGGAGCGATCTCCTCCGGTTTTTCCACGCGAACGGCATCGACTCCCTGCCCCTGAGCCAACGTATCGAAGCGCAGGATCGGCCTCGCAAGGTCGAAAGCGTCCGGGAACGCCTGATCGGTTGGCTGGTTGTGGTCCTTCCAGTACTGCCGCAGATTGTATTTCAGGATGCGATAGCTCCGGTTGTTGCACACGACGAATTTCGTCCCGATGTTGTGACGGGCGGCGGTGCTCAGCGCCTGGATCGTCTGCATGCTTCCCCCGTCGCCGACGACGCTGACGACCACCCTGTCCGGGTGCGCCACCTTCAGTCCAAGCCCCCCCGGGAGGCCGGTTCCGAGCATTCCGGCTCGCGTTTGGAAGTACGTGCCCGGTTTGTCCTGGGGCAGAGTGCGCAGCAGCTCCGGGGAATGTGTCAGAGCCTCATCGAAGATCAGCGCATCGTCGGGCACCCGGCCGGCAAGATCCTCGAAGAAGCGTGAGGCCCGAAGGGGCGTCCGGTCGCGCACGGCGGCATCGCTTGCCCGAAGTTGCTCCCGTTCGCGGCGCTTCTGAGCCTCGATGCGCCTTATCCGCTCGCCGGCCTCTTTCTTTTCAGCCGCCCCCATGACGTCGTCGAGTGCCGTGGCAAGCATGCCGAGCGCCGGTTTCGGGTCGGCCAAGGCCCCTACCGTCACGGGAAAATTCTTCGCGATCTCGCTCGTGTTGAGGTCGAACTGGACGATCCGGGCATCCGCGGCGAAAATCCCTTCGATCGACGGAAACACTTCGGGCATCACGGTGGTTCCGCAGATCAGGACCGCGTCGGCCAAAGCCGTGTATTTCCGGCTGACTTCCCCGAACATGTGCCCGCCGTAACCCGCAAACAACGGGTGAGACGCCGGCATGTTGACTTCCGAGCAGTTCGCCCCCCAAACGACGGCGCCGAGCCGCTCGGCCACGGCGACGAGCTCGTCCTGTGCGTTGGATGCCGCGATTCCGTCGCCCATCAAGATCAGGGGATTCGTCGCCCCGGAGAGAAGCCGGGCGGCATTGCCGATGACGCCCGCGTCCGGCGCAATCCGGGAATATACGGGCCGGGTCGCAACGATGGGTTCGGTATTCGGTTGGTCGAGGACATCCATGGGCAAAACGAGAAGGACGGGTCCCATCGGAGGAGTGGCGGCGGCCTTGAAAGCGCGGCGCAGGAGCCGGAGCAGGGAGCCGGAGTCCGCCACCCGCCACGCACACGGGCCGTTGTGGTCCGACTTGACGAAAGGTTTGGCAATCGTAACGAGGTCGGCCGCCATCTGTCCGTCAAGCGCCTCGTACCTGAGGCCTGCTTCTCCGGCGACGACCACCAGCGGCGTGTATCCCCGCCGCGCGTAGTACATCATGCCCAGGCCGTTCGCCAGGCCCGCGTAGCTGTGCAGTTGCACGACGGCAGGGGTGCGGAGAGAGCGCGCGTACGCATCGGCCATGGCCACCGCGGTGCCTTCGTGAAGCGAAAGGTAGTACCGGATCGACTGAAATTCCTCGTCGCGAAGGGCATCGAGGAGGTTCTGCTCCGAAGAGCCGGGGTTGCCGAACAAAGAAGTGACGCCATCTGCGAGCAATTGCCGAAGCAGTGCGAAGCGTCCGGTGTTCTTGTCCATGGCGGCGCCTTTCCTCCAACCGGATGTACAGTGTAATTGCCGCGGCAATCGACTTTCGTCACGACTGCCTGGCGGTGGCCCAGCCCCACCGGCGTGGACCGCCTGTTTCCAGGAGCTTCACGATCATCTCGCCGGTCAGGACCGAGTCCGGGGTGGAGCGTCCGGTGATGAACGGATAGTCGACGATGACCGATGTCTCGCGGCCGACGTTGGGATGAAACTGCCCGTCGGGGCCGACGGCGTCGCGCAGCATATACTCCAGGGTGTAGAAGGGCGGGCCGAGGTTCACCCAGTTGCCCGAAGCCCGGGTCAGGATCCGCCCCGTTTCCGGATCGAGCACCCCTGTATTGTCCTTGTAGTCGTATTCCTTGGCGTGGCCGGTCACATGCTTTCCCCAGATGATGCTCCTGCTGTCGTCGAAATTGCGGGCCTGGGCAAGGCAGGCGACCCCGTAGCACTCGGCCGCGATCGGCTTGTCCTGCTCCAGGAATCCAAGGATGAGGTCGTGGACGCGGTAGTTGTTCACAAGATCGATCATCGGACCGCTGCCCCCGACGATCAGCAGCGCGTCGAACTCGTCCGCCGTTTCCCGCTGGGCCTTGGCGCGCAACGAATAATAGCGTTCCCACTTCCGTAGCGGCGACTTCACGGTCTCGAGCTCGCCGCTTTCGTCCATGTACCGGATTTCTTCCCTGTCGCTCCAGTAGGGGCGTTCCGGAAATATCGCCGACAGGTTCCTCGGGTTGTCCAGACGCGGGTTCGAAGCGTCTTCGACAGCCTTGACCTTTTCGGCCGTCTCACGGGATGTCACGCTCTTGCCGAGAGGCGGATCCTCGAACTCGGGATCCATGCTGGGAGGCAGAGCATGGGCGCGTCTGCCCGTCGGCGTGCAGAACACGGATCGGTAGCCCGCCCTGTCGAACTGTTCCAAAGGCCCCACAAGTTCCTCCCCCCAAAAACCCCATTCCGAAAGTACGATCAGGATCGATTTGCTCATGTTCGCATTCCTCTGTGTGTCCCTGGTTGAATCCTGTTGTTCGATCGTTTCGGTGAACGAAACGGCAGCTCCACATTGCCTGTCTCCCCGAGCCCTCACCTGTTCGACCCGATGCGCCATGGGACGACGCGGCGTGCCACATCGCCCGCTGCGCCCGCGCACGACGACGCCGCCGGCCACGGCAACTCCGACATCCGATTGCTTACGTGTCGCTTTCCCATGGCTTGCGTTTCCCAATGCAGTCTCACGATGGATCACCGATCCGACGCAACGGCCTCCACTCCTTCTCCCACCAATACGGCAGGCAAACTCCGAGCCTGCGTGCGCACATGATCCTGTTCGGGCCGCGGCCCTTCCCCTTCTCGGCCGACTGTGCCGGTAAGGGCCTGATCACCTGTTCCGCCGTCTCAGCCTCGCGGCAGGCGTTGCGAAAAGCAGATGAGCCGTTTCGCGCGGCAGCAACGGTCCTGTTCTGTTCGTCGATCGATGTGGCGCGTTCGAAACACCTGATGCAGCCGGGTCGTCAGCATGGGGCGGCAAGCAGGATCCACAGGCACGTTCTGCAGCGGTGGTCGGCAATTGGACTTTCCTGTCGAGAATCGTCGCAGTTGGCCTATGTGTCCACCTGCGATCATACTCCGGGTCTCTTGGGGTAAGGTGAAATCAGGAGCGAACCGACATGAGCGTCTCAAATGGAGCACTCAGTCATAGCATGAGTCGAAGAAGATCCTATGGTTTGATGATAAAACACATTGCGATGGTGTCAAGAAGAAAATGTTTAAATGGAATATATTTATTATATTTGTATCAGAACATTCAGGAATATTTAGGAAAATACCACTATATATAGATATGAATATACTAGATATTGAATGAGCTTTCTGCTATAAACAGACCCGTGAAGATTCTGAATATGACAGATATCATATCAATAATTTATGAGCATTGAAATGATCATTTATTACAAATGGCTTTTGCCTGTCAATACACTCCAATGGCTAAGTTTGATAATATACAGAGCGTCATGAATATTTGGGCATTGAGAACGTGTATCGATGACCTGAATCGGTTCGGCCGGGTCGTCTCCGCTCTCCATGGTGCGCATCCAATTACAGCCGCGTGCATGGATGCCCACATCAGATTCGGACCTCCACTCGGTCCCGCCGGCCCCCTCTACTTGGAAACAAACTCAACCGTATTGAGGTCGACCTGGATCTTGATCTGGTTGTTGACCTGCTCCAGGACGTCGCTGAGCCTGCTCTTCAGCCGGCCGCCGTGAGCGGCGTGAACGACGAATTGATCGTTCTCGTGCGGGGAGACCGCGAGGAAATCATCAACGTCCCGTCCCGGCTCAAACTCCCCGCCTGCCCACCGCAGCGCATCGACGCAGCGCCGGAAGACTTTCGGGTAAATGAGGCTCCCCTGCTCGGGGCCGATGTCGTCGAGCGTGTTGACGGTAAAGCGGCTCGTCTTGTCCAATGTCCAGAGCCCTGCTTTCGAATCCCTGGCCTCCTTGTAGGCGGCAATGAGGGCTGACTGGATCTCGAACGAGAGCCCTCCGGAATAGAGACCGAGATAGGCCAGTCCCGTCGTCACGGCGTGGTGATTGTACGTTTCGGCCAGCAGCGAGCTCGTCAGCTTTACATCGGAGCCGTCTTGCGCGTCCAGTCCCTTCAGGACAAAAACGATCGGTCGGCCGTGGCCTTCAAAGGCATCGCACAGGACGGCCGCATCCTGCTCCCAATGGAACCCTGACGGCGCCACCTCCCAGTCCCAACCCGACGGCTCCACGCCCAGCCATCCGAGAAACCCGTTCCGGCTCTCCATGCCGTGTGGCTGGCCGGCTCCGCCGTAGTGGAGCTCGGGCGTATCGATGGCCTGGAGCCGGAGCTGATAGCTTTCTATGCCCCCGGCCTCGCCGGGCGCCGAAAAGCGAGGAAGCCCCTGGAACAGTGACATGTCGTTTGCCGTGAACCGCATGCTGTCGCCGTCCGGTGACTGTCTTGAATGCACGAGCAGCCGTCCCTTGATCAATCGATAGAACCCCAGAGACATGACAACCTCCTGTCGTTGAAGGTGTTACCGGGAGCCGGTTCACCGCCTGCCGAAACCGGCGAAACACGTCCGGCCGGCACACCGGCAGTATGAAACAGCGCATTTGTGCATTTGTCAATCCTCGTCCACCGAACAACCCGCAACAGCGGCTCCGCGGCCGGCTCGTCCCACCTCCTTGGCCGGCACTCCCCGGAGGATTTCCCGTAGCGAACCGGATCGTCAAAACCATCATCCCGCCGTTCACCGCCCGGCTCTGCCCAATGGGCGAAGAAAGCCGAAAGCACGGACTTCGCTTTCGATCACGCCGACATTTCCCTCGGAGAAAGCAAAAAAAGCCTTTCCCGTGATCGAGCAGCTCCCACACCGGTTTTCACCGCAGGCGCAGCGCCGTTTCGAAGAGATAGGCCGTCGCGTAGACGGCCAGGGGAACGGCATTGTTGATTGCGTCATCCCACGGTTTGTAAGAACCGGAAACGAGCCGGCTGTTGCAGGCATCGACGGCATCGTCCACTGCGTTCTCATAGCCGGGAGTCCCCGGCGATTCGGCGTGGAGCCCCGTGGCGATATAGGGGATAAACTCCGTAGCCCTGTGGTAGATCTCCAGTGCAAACTGTTCCGGCTGATCCGGGTTCGATGTCAGGGAGCCCTTGAAGCTGTCGTAGTCCGCCTTGGCGATGACGAACTGCGGACTGTCGTGAACGTACAGGCTCGCGTATTTTTCGAAGAAGTAATGGTCCACGTAAGGGACGGCCGGGTAGTTGCCCACGTGATGGGGCGCGGTGAGGTCCTGCAGGTAGTGGGCGGCCACGCCCAGGTGGAAATGCTCCGGGCCCCCGTTGCGCACCCTCGCGCAATTCTTCGCGAAATTCATCACCGCGTGTTCCCGGATGTCCTCATCGAAACCGTGCCTCAGCTTCTTGACCATCTCCAACACAGCCAGCAACCCCTCCGGGAAGAGGTTCTCGAGGAAATTTCCTTCACCCCCCGAAAAAATCTTTCCATAAAAATGACCTTCGAACACCATGTCCCGCATGTCGCTCTCCGACTCATCCGGGTATGTCGAGTAGCCCAGGAGCTTCGGGAATGCGGCGGGATCCGCGCCAACCAGTTGCAGCGCCTGGCCGGTGATGTACCGATGCGTACTGTACCGGGTTCCGATGATCCGCTTGAACTGCTCGTAGGATTCATGGGTCAGCCTGATCAACTCATGGATATCGTCATAGATGTCGGCGCGGGCGGCTTCTTTGAGCTTGTTCCAGAGAAGCAGCCGGGTCTCGTCTTTCCCCATCCTTGAAACGAGCCTTCGATTGAGGCGAAGGGGCTTTCGGCGGATACCGGCGATCTTCTTCAATCGACCGGCACGTGCGGAGAATTCCTTCAAAGTCTCCTTCAACTCACTGACCGGGACGTCCCGTTGCAGGGTTCTCTTGCTCATGGCCCCCTCCTTTCATCGGCTTGTCATGAATCCCGAAAAGGCTCCAGGTATTTGCTTTGGTACCCGTTCCGAGAAGCGAGAAAATCGGGCAGAAACGTTTTCGTCGCCTCGGATCGGAGAAACCGGACCGCGTTCCGTCCGGTCATGTCATTGAACTGGTTTGGAAAAGCTTCCTTGAAGCGGAGCCAGTAATCCTCGAGCCCGCACTGGAGGGCCGACATATACCAGTCGCTCCCAAGAAGGACCTTTTCCTCGACGCCTTGAATCGTCTCCAGCAACGCCCTGCTGTAGGCTTTCCGGACGTTTCCCACGAGGATTCCATGAAAGGACAGGTCCGTGTACACGTTTTCATGGTCCTTCATGAGCTTCAAAATGGTGTCCGCCCAGTTCTTCTTCCCCGCCGGCAACGGCCCTGTCAGCGCCCGTCTCTCCCATTCCCCGGCGCCGCCGAAATGGGCCAGGTTCAGCTTCAGGTTCCCGTGTTTCGCAAGCACCCCCTCCCAGTGAGACGGATGGGCCATTTCCCGGTAGTATTCCTTGTGTTTGTTCACCCCATGGGCTTTTCTGTTCGAAGTGACGCCGTCGCTCCAGCTGCAATGAGCGGCGATGGGTATGGGGTCCGATCTTCCGGCGGCGCAATACTCGTACAAGTCTTGAAGGTTGCCTTCCACCGCCGGTTCTTCATTGCCGCACGGCTTGAATCCCATGGGCGGATAGAGCTTTACGCCGACGAACCCCTCGTGCTCTATGGCCGCCCGCACGGCTTCAACGGGCCTCGATCTCGGATCGTAAGCAAAAAAGGGCAGCACCCGGCCCCGCGCTTCCGCCGTCACTTCCATCATAATCCGCTTCTGCTCATCGAAACCGCACAGCGGGGAACTCCCTTCGTAGGCGCTCTGCGTATCCATCATCAGAGGAACCCATAGGTCGATGTCATCGGCCTTTTCGATCATATCCGCCACGATTTCGCGAACACTCCTTTTGCCGGCCAGAAAGAACCGGACGAATTGGCCCGGGTGTTCGAGCAGATAGCGGATGCCGTCCTTCTCGGACGGATCCGTGAGGGAGCCGAGCAGTGAATCGAAATCCATGGAAAATCGGCTTCGAAACGCATCGAGGAAGGATATGGCGCCGTCCTTCCCGGCATCGATGAGCCAGTCGGACAGGCGACCCCCGACGACAATGCCGAACCGGCTCTGCAGGAGCCCCTTGACGGGGATGCAATCGTTGTTGAACACATGACAGTGACAATCGATCCTCATGGTCCTTTCCTTCCGTCTCCCGAGCGGAGACCGCCGAAGACGCGAACACCGCTTCCCGGCACGCGTGACGCGCCGCCGGCCCGCACGACGGGCGCGATGGAGTTGCTTTCAACTCATGCAGGGTCCCCGGATTCAAGTGTTCGGACAACATCCACCGGCACGTTCCGCCCGGACGATCCGAAATCCTCTTTTGTACCACGGAATCGTCGCCATCGGTTCATGCGTGCGCTTGTGGTCATATTCGCACTCCATCCGACAAAGGGGCTGTTGGGAGATAGACGGGCTGCGTTCGAGATCGCGCAATGATCCATGCAATGATCTGAAGGAGTATACTTATAAGCCTATTATGCAAACACATCGCAATGGTGTCAAGGATGAAATATTCGATTGGATGAGTTTTCCAATTACCGGCATGTATCTTTGGAATGGTTTTCAGGGCAGCACGGCCAAAGCGTTCAAATCATCCATTATTTGAATGGATTTTATCCGTTGAACCAATTGGATGATCTATTTGACCCGGCGATGGGATCAACATGTTGTTAACAATAGATGGCTATTCGAAAAGGTTTCTTGTACCCAAATGCTTCTTCTGCTCCGAATCGCAGCGACCACGTCCCTACCGGATACTCCCTTCGGAGCCGCGCGGCGCCCTTGACCGAAGATCGCCCGAACCAGTCTGCCGCCCAGCCCGAGGGACGCGCAGCGCATGGCGCGACGTGCGCCGGCGCGCGATCGAACGGGCCCGAACGCGTCGCCGGTGCGGCCCCCGGCTCCTTTTTCGCTTTGAAACGGCCGTGACTCTGCGCTATTTTGATGCAGCAATAGAGCCTTTCCAGGAAGCGTGCGAAGAATGCATTGTTCGCGCTCCGCGGCGCAAGACGGCGCGTGCCTGATCCCTCGGCCCCTCCGCGGGCTGCCGACCGGCACCCGTAGGCGGCCTGCGGGCCTCCCGCTTTCAGTCGCCGTCCGCACGCCGCCGGTCCGACCGAAGCCCTTCTATTCGAGGAGAAGACGCACATGAACATCCGCAGACCACGGCGAATCCGCCATGGGGTCATCGCAACCCTGTTGCTCCTCCAGGTGACGTCGCTGACCGCTCCCGCCGCGGCGGCGGCGCCTTCCCGCCGGGAGGCCATTCCCGCCCCGTCCTCCACCAAGTGGTCCCGCCAGGACCTCAAAACCAAAGTCGATGCCCTGGTTCAACCCGTAATGGACTCGGGATACGCCGTGGGGTATGCCATCGGCCTCATCCAGGGCAAGGAAACGCTCATCCTCGGATACGGCAGAACGGCCAAGGATTCGGGCCGCACGCCGGACGGGCGCACCCTGTTTCAGGTCGGCTCCATCACGAAAACGTTCGTCGGAGTCCAGCTCGCCGACCTGGCCCGCAGGAACATCGTCCGGGTGGATGACCCCATCGGGATGTATCTTCCTGAATTCGTATCCGTTCCCGAATGGGGCGAACGCAAGATCACGCTGCTCGATCTTGCCACGCATCGTTCGGGGCTTCCCGGGCTCCCGGCGGATTTCCTGACCTCTCCCTCCACCGCTACTTTGGGTGGAGAATACACCATGACGCAGCTGCTCAAATGGCTTTCCTCCTACCGGTTGACCCGGGCTCCCGGAGAGCGTTTCGAGTACAGCAACGTCGGCATCGCCATTCTGGGGCATATTGTCGGCAACATTCAAGGCAAAACGTGGGAGCAATCCTGCCTGGATACCATCTGCACGCCCCTCGGCATGAAAGACACCCGCACGGTGCTCACCCCCGAACAGCAGTCGCGTCTTGCCCGCGGACACCGTGCCGACCTGGATCCCGTTCCGCTGGAGGAAATAGGCGTGATGGGCCCCGGCGGGTCATTGATTTCCTCGGTCGAGGATTTGTCCATCTACGTTCGCGCCCACCTGGCGCTCATCGACACACCGCTCAGAACGGCCATGGACATCGCCATGGCGGGGCACGCGAGCGCGGAGCCCATCGGCGAGATGGGCCTGTGCTGGATCCGACTGATACGGCCCGATACCAACGTGGTCTTCTACGTGGGTGACACGTTCGGCTACCTGGCCGCCGTGATATTCGACCTGCAGAAGAAAACAGGCGTCATCGTGCTCGGAAACCAGGACTCGACGGTGAACCAGGACCTGGCCTTTCAGCTCTGGGCGCTCCTGGACGGCAGGCAAGTCGAACCGCTCAAGCTGCGCAAGGCCTCCGAGGTTGCCGCGGATTCACTGATCCCTTACACGGGGACGTACCTGGTCGAACGCAGCGACGACCAACGCAAGGAAAACACGGACAAGACGGCAACCGTGGCATTGTACGGAGAAGGCCTCAAGGTCCTGCTCCCCGGGCAGTTCCGCGCCCGGCTTTTCCGCGAATCCGAAGACCGGTTCTTCCTCAAGGGAGTCTCCGACGCGGTGGCCACCGTGGCTTTTATTCGGGACGACAAAGGGCGAGTGGGCGCCATGAGCATCTTCTACAACGGCCAAACCCGTGTATTGAAAAAGATCCGGTGAGGGGAGCGGCCCCGGGCGCGCCGCACTCCCCCGATCCGATCCCGAATCCGGGCGTTGCGCACGGGATTCAACCGGGACGCGGGACCGCGGCAGGCCGGTCTCGGGGCGGAGCTGCAAAGACGGCTATTCCTCTTCCTTGCGGAACATGCTCTTGATCATTCCGATGCTGTGGGTCTCGTTGATGATGCTCTCGTAGTCCTTCTTGATTCTCTCATACATTCTGGCGTTCTCGATGGCGATCGCCCCCATTTCCGCCAGGGACTGGGCGAAATCGAGCTCCTCTTCCGAAAACTCTTTCGGGCTGCCCGTGTAGAGGCGCAGTACTCCGATGATCCTTCCCTTGAGGTTGAGCGGAACGGACACGATGGTGGCAATCCCTTCTTCGCTCGCCTGGCTCTGGTACTGTGCCCTGGGGTCCCTGCGCGCGTCGCTGAGGACGACCACTTTCCCCTGCATGGCTTCCGCGATACTGCGGGATGCGTCCAAAGGGCCCTTGCGGATGTACTTGTCGCTCAGCCCGTGAGAAGCGAGTAACTCGAGCGTCCGTTTCTTGGGGTTCAGCAGACGGATCGCCGCCGCTTTCACGCCCATGACCTCGACCAGGCTCTTGACCATCAGGTCCATCACCTCCTGCAGATCCAGGGTGGAATTGATCGCCTTCACGACCTTCCGAAACGAATCGAAGTAGGTTTTCTGAAGCGGTGCCATAGGGTCAACCCTCCTCTGGTAGAAGAAACAGCGCATCCGTCGCCGCGATCGGAATGCCCGCGCCGAAGGTCACTCCCCTGATCCCCGCCTCGTTCAACCTGCATGGAGACGAGCCCACCCGGTTCCGTGGAACCCCGTTACAGGTCCTGAACCAGCGGGAGAGAGCGCACCATACCGCCCGAAGCAGTGCCGCCGGATGCGGATGCCGCTCGACGTGCCCACCGAGACAGCCTCGGCTCGGCGGGCCCTTTGCCCTGGTCTGTAAAACACTTCATCCGCCTGAACGGTCCGTATCGGATGGGAAACCGGCATCGCACAATCGAGGGAATTCAGACCCTGACCAAGTTTAACAGAAGATTTCAAGTGAACCTAGCGATTTCATGTACGACAGCGATTTCCTCCATGACCTGCGCCAACGATCGTAATTCCCGCCGGCATGGGCAAGGACGAAGACGTTCAGGCGACATCCCCTCTTTCATGTTCCCGGACCGGAGTCTCCGGTATGCTGGCTGAAATCCCCACACGAATCGCACAACCACTGCTATTACAAGGT from Syntrophobacter fumaroxidans MPOB includes these protein-coding regions:
- a CDS encoding type 1 glutamine amidotransferase domain-containing protein, translated to MSKSILIVLSEWGFWGEELVGPLEQFDRAGYRSVFCTPTGRRAHALPPSMDPEFEDPPLGKSVTSRETAEKVKAVEDASNPRLDNPRNLSAIFPERPYWSDREEIRYMDESGELETVKSPLRKWERYYSLRAKAQRETADEFDALLIVGGSGPMIDLVNNYRVHDLILGFLEQDKPIAAECYGVACLAQARNFDDSRSIIWGKHVTGHAKEYDYKDNTGVLDPETGRILTRASGNWVNLGPPFYTLEYMLRDAVGPDGQFHPNVGRETSVIVDYPFITGRSTPDSVLTGEMIVKLLETGGPRRWGWATARQS
- a CDS encoding amidohydrolase family protein, whose translation is MRIDCHCHVFNNDCIPVKGLLQSRFGIVVGGRLSDWLIDAGKDGAISFLDAFRSRFSMDFDSLLGSLTDPSEKDGIRYLLEHPGQFVRFFLAGKRSVREIVADMIEKADDIDLWVPLMMDTQSAYEGSSPLCGFDEQKRIMMEVTAEARGRVLPFFAYDPRSRPVEAVRAAIEHEGFVGVKLYPPMGFKPCGNEEPAVEGNLQDLYEYCAAGRSDPIPIAAHCSWSDGVTSNRKAHGVNKHKEYYREMAHPSHWEGVLAKHGNLKLNLAHFGGAGEWERRALTGPLPAGKKNWADTILKLMKDHENVYTDLSFHGILVGNVRKAYSRALLETIQGVEEKVLLGSDWYMSALQCGLEDYWLRFKEAFPNQFNDMTGRNAVRFLRSEATKTFLPDFLASRNGYQSKYLEPFRDS
- a CDS encoding GAF domain-containing protein, with amino-acid sequence MAPLQKTYFDSFRKVVKAINSTLDLQEVMDLMVKSLVEVMGVKAAAIRLLNPKKRTLELLASHGLSDKYIRKGPLDASRSIAEAMQGKVVVLSDARRDPRAQYQSQASEEGIATIVSVPLNLKGRIIGVLRLYTGSPKEFSEEELDFAQSLAEMGAIAIENARMYERIKKDYESIINETHSIGMIKSMFRKEEE
- a CDS encoding thermonuclease family protein, with amino-acid sequence MSLGFYRLIKGRLLVHSRQSPDGDSMRFTANDMSLFQGLPRFSAPGEAGGIESYQLRLQAIDTPELHYGGAGQPHGMESRNGFLGWLGVEPSGWDWEVAPSGFHWEQDAAVLCDAFEGHGRPIVFVLKGLDAQDGSDVKLTSSLLAETYNHHAVTTGLAYLGLYSGGLSFEIQSALIAAYKEARDSKAGLWTLDKTSRFTVNTLDDIGPEQGSLIYPKVFRRCVDALRWAGGEFEPGRDVDDFLAVSPHENDQFVVHAAHGGRLKSRLSDVLEQVNNQIKIQVDLNTVEFVSK
- a CDS encoding serine hydrolase: MNIRRPRRIRHGVIATLLLLQVTSLTAPAAAAAPSRREAIPAPSSTKWSRQDLKTKVDALVQPVMDSGYAVGYAIGLIQGKETLILGYGRTAKDSGRTPDGRTLFQVGSITKTFVGVQLADLARRNIVRVDDPIGMYLPEFVSVPEWGERKITLLDLATHRSGLPGLPADFLTSPSTATLGGEYTMTQLLKWLSSYRLTRAPGERFEYSNVGIAILGHIVGNIQGKTWEQSCLDTICTPLGMKDTRTVLTPEQQSRLARGHRADLDPVPLEEIGVMGPGGSLISSVEDLSIYVRAHLALIDTPLRTAMDIAMAGHASAEPIGEMGLCWIRLIRPDTNVVFYVGDTFGYLAAVIFDLQKKTGVIVLGNQDSTVNQDLAFQLWALLDGRQVEPLKLRKASEVAADSLIPYTGTYLVERSDDQRKENTDKTATVALYGEGLKVLLPGQFRARLFRESEDRFFLKGVSDAVATVAFIRDDKGRVGAMSIFYNGQTRVLKKIR
- a CDS encoding thiamine pyrophosphate-binding protein; its protein translation is MDKNTGRFALLRQLLADGVTSLFGNPGSSEQNLLDALRDEEFQSIRYYLSLHEGTAVAMADAYARSLRTPAVVQLHSYAGLANGLGMMYYARRGYTPLVVVAGEAGLRYEALDGQMAADLVTIAKPFVKSDHNGPCAWRVADSGSLLRLLRRAFKAAATPPMGPVLLVLPMDVLDQPNTEPIVATRPVYSRIAPDAGVIGNAARLLSGATNPLILMGDGIAASNAQDELVAVAERLGAVVWGANCSEVNMPASHPLFAGYGGHMFGEVSRKYTALADAVLICGTTVMPEVFPSIEGIFAADARIVQFDLNTSEIAKNFPVTVGALADPKPALGMLATALDDVMGAAEKKEAGERIRRIEAQKRREREQLRASDAAVRDRTPLRASRFFEDLAGRVPDDALIFDEALTHSPELLRTLPQDKPGTYFQTRAGMLGTGLPGGLGLKVAHPDRVVVSVVGDGGSMQTIQALSTAARHNIGTKFVVCNNRSYRILKYNLRQYWKDHNQPTDQAFPDAFDLARPILRFDTLAQGQGVDAVRVEKPEEIAPALDRAFGDDRPFLIDVVLDSGL